From the Fusobacterium perfoetens ATCC 29250 genome, the window AGTTCATCACTATGGAAATGATGATGACTATGCTGATGATTTATTTAAATTTATGTTTGAATGTTATTGTTGTCATATAAGAGGAAGAAAAACTACACGAGGAGGAGAATTTAGTCCTGGAGTTTATTCAGTAAATGCTAATGTTGGAATGGGATTATTTACAAATGCTTCTTTAGATGGAAGAAAAGTAGGAGAAGCAATATCAGATAATATGGGGCCTGTTCATACTGATGGAGGTTCACATGATATAAGTGGACCTACAGCTATAGTAAACTCAGTAGCTAAGGTAGACCATAGTCTTGCAAGTAATGGAACATTATTAAATCTGAGATTCCCTCAAGAAGCAGTAGCAGGAATAGAAGGTAGAGATAACTTAATAAGTTTTATAGAAGAATATATTTCTAAAAAAGGAATGCATGTTCAATTTAATATAATGAGTTCTGCAACAATGAGAGCAGCACAAAAGAAACCAGAATTATATAAAGATATGTTAGTTCGGGTGGCTGGATACAGTGCTTACTTTGTAGAATTAGGAAAACCATTACAAAAAGATTTAATTCAACGTACAGAATTACATTTTTAATATAACTAAGGAGATGGAATATTTATGAAAGATTTTGGATTTAAAATACCTCAAAATATAGAATTTGGAATTGGAAGTTTAAAAAAACTTCCTAAGATTTTAGAAGAAAGTAGATCAAAAAATGTTTTATTAATTTCAGACAGAGGACTTGAGAAATTAGGAGTAGTAGCAAAAGTATCGAATATAATAAAAGAAGCTGGAATAAAATGTACAGAATTTTTAGATGTAGTACCTAATCCAACTGTAGATGTAGTTAATGAAGCAACAGAAATATATAAAAATGTAGAAGCAACAAGTATAATAGCTTTAGGTGGAGGAAGTCCTATGGATGTAGCTAAAGCTGTAGGAGTATTAGCAAATTTTGGTGGAAAAATTACTGATTATGAAGGAAATCATAAAGTTCCAGGAAAAGTAGTTCCAATTATAGCAATACCAACAACAGCAGGAACTGGAAGTGAAGTAACAGCTTCTGCTGTAATAACTGATGAAAGTCGTAATTATAAGTTTTCAGTATTTAGTTATGAAATTTTACCATCATATGCTGTATTAGATCCAGAATTAATAATGACAGCTCCTGCTTCAATAGCTGCTTCTTGTGGAGTAGACGCTTTAATTCATGCTATGGAGGCTTATATATCAAATAATGCTACACCTTTTTCAGATGCAATGGCTGAGAAAGCTATGGAATTAATAGGAAGAAATCTTCGTGCTTTTGTAGCTAATAGACAAAATGTAGATGCAGCATGTGCAATGATGTTAGGTTCTACATTTGCTGGAATTTCTTTTGCTTGGGCAAGATTAGGAAATGTTCATGCAATGAGTCATCCAGTAAGTGCTTATTTCCATGTACCTCATGGAGTAGCAAATTCAATATTACTTCCAACAGTATTTGAATATAATGCTTTAGCTGATAGAGGACGTTATGAAGTGATTTATAACTATATATGTGAAGGAAAAGAAAAAGTTAAAAACTTTAAACCACAAATGTTAGTTGATGAAATAAGAAAATTAAATAATGACTTAGGAATTCCTAAATCATTATCAGAAGTTGGAGTTACGGAAGATATGATACCAGCAATGGCTGAAGATGCTATGAAGAGTGGAAATATTCCAGCTAATCCTCGTCAAACTTCTCTAAAAGAAATTACTGAGTTATATAAAAAAGCTCTATAATTAAAAAGTTAAAAAGGTATATTGAAATAAAAAAGAACTACTGTTTATAAAATTAAGCAGTAGTTCTTTTTATATTGTAAGAGAATACTATTAAATTTATAGTACTTAACAATTCTTATTATTAAATTAAAATTCTAGGAATTTTATTAGATAAGATAGATAAAACTTCACACATATTCATTTTTAAATAATTTCTAGTTGAAGAAAAATCATAATAAAGTTGTACAGAATCATTTATACAAACACTATCATCAACTTCTATTAAAGTAGTATCCATCATAACAGAAATAATTTTAAATTGACGATTATTAATTAAAGCAAATGAACCTTCATTTATTTTTAAAAAACCATCACCATATCCTATTTTAATAATAGCTACTTTTGATAAAGTCATAGGTAGATTTTTTTTTAAATTGTAAGTAAGATATTTTAAAGAAGAAATATCTCTTATATTTATTATTTTTCCTTTTAAAGAAAAAACTTTTTGTAAATTATTTTCAAAAGCTCCTTCTTCATAAAAACCAAAAACAAACATACCAGGTCTTAAATGGGTAGATATTGGAATACTTCCATATCTTGTAATACCTAAACTATTTTGAAGATGTATCATTTGAAAATTATCTTTACCTAATTCTTTTACTATTTCAGTGAAGTTATTTATAATCTTTATTCCATCTTCATATTCAACAGAAAAAAGATGTGTAAAAATTCCAGAAAATTTTAAATTAGATTTAATTATTAAATTTCTTAAAACATCTATATTTTTATAAAAAATTCCGTTTCGTCCAAAACCAAAATCTATTTTTAATTGAATTTGATTTGAAGAAATTCCAGATTTTAAATATAGAGATAAATCTTCTAAAGAATTTGCTGAAATTAAAAGTTGAGAATTACTAATAATTTCTTTTAGATAATTAGATTCTATAGATTCAAAAATTAATATCTTAAAATTTTTATCATAATTTATATGTTTTAAAATTTCTAAAGCTTCAAAAATTCTAGCAACAGCACAAATATTTATTTTATATTTTAAAAGTAATTTAGATATTATTTTTATATCATGTCCATAAGCGTTAGCTTTAATAACAGGAATAATATCTTTATTATATTTAAGTTTTAATAAATTTATATTGTGGATAAAATTTTTTTCTGAAATAAAAATATTCATAATTACTCCAAAATCTATTTAAATTTATTATCAAGCTCTCTATCAGAAAAAGGACCAAACCCTTCACTAACAGTAGGTTTTAAATTTTTTATAAATGTTCCCATTTCATCAGCACTACCTACAATTCTATTAAATATACTTAAATATTCATTTAAAATGGGATTATTTAAATCATAAGGATATCTGATAATATGGTCTATTTCACTCCAAGCTTCTTCAAAAACAGTTCTAACTTGCATTTCAGTATAAACAATATCATCAATTTCTTCAATATAATTTTCTATTAAATAGTGAACAGAACGATAACCATGCTCTCTTATTATTAACTCACAGTTAAGATTAGCTAAAGTTTTCTTCAATAATTCAGTATTATAATCTCCTGGTCTAACATTTACTTGAGGTGTCTCAGCAACATCCCAATTACTTAAAATCTCTTTGTGAACTTCAATCCAATCTTCTTTAAAAAGATGAAGAACTCTGACCCCAATAAGGTCAGTAATAATTTTTTTATAGTTGTTAACATTTATATTTTTTTCATTATATTTTTTACCCTTTCTAATTATTTTTTCTATGAGATGATATGGTTTTTTAACTCTTCTTCTAACTGAATGAACAGCTTTAGAATCTATTAATTCAAAAGTAAATTCATCAGCCTTTTTTTCTAAAAAGGGAATGATTTTAATATAATCATCATAAATTTCCTCTAAATCTTTCCATTGAAGTCCAGTAGCTAAAAAAGTTTCTTCACTAATAGAAAATTCTTTCAGAAATTTATCTTTATTAAGCATTAAATTTCACCTCTTAATTTTTTTAGGTAAATAGTACAAACTTTTCTTTTACCTATAATTTTATCTTCACTAACATCTTTTTCAGAAACAGGAGATTTTAAAATAATTGTTTCTTCAATTAGATTTTTCTTATCTAAATGATGTAAACGTTTAAAAGTAACTTTATCTTGACTATGTAAATAAGATTTATCAACCTCATAATCACACCAAGTTGAAATAGATTCTTTTTTTAATAGAAGTTCAAGGTTAAGTAAATAGAAAATATTTTCTATATCTTCTAATTTATTCATTTGTATTTTTAAATTTTCTTCTTTAGCAGTAGTAAATAATGAGTAGATAGTTTTTATTTTAACAACTTCAGAAATATTATTTAAAATAATTTTTCCAGATAAATTTTTAAAAGAAAATTCCATAGGTATTCCAGAGAATAAAGACTCTAACATTTTTAAAACTACAATAGTTCTTCCAAGAGTAGTGGAAGAAGAAATTTCATAATAGAAGTAATCACTTGTAACTTTAATTGTTTCAGGAGTATCATTTACAATACTAACTCTTAACTTAAAATCTCTACTTTTAATTTCCAAAAGAGAAATATTATTTTCTTTATTAGAAAGAACTCTTATAAAACAATTACTAAAAAATTCTCCTATTTTCATCTCAGCATTTCCAACAATTCCAATATCATCAAAAGAAATATTTTCAGGTAAATTAGTAGAAATTATAGGAAATTTATTAAGAGATAGTGATGAATATTTTTTCTCTAATCCTGTCTCTAAAGAAAATTCATTATTTTCTAATATTATATCTTTAGGAATATATTTTTCTTTTTCTTCTTTTGGATTCTCACTAGAAATATTATCAAATAAAGAAAATTGAATTTCTTTATTTACTTCCTCATCAGAAGTTTCAAACTCTAGAGTATTTTCTATATTATTTTCAAATTCAGAAGTATTGTCTTTTATTTTAGTTTCGATATTTTCTTCTTTTTTTTCTTCAAAAAATAACTTATTTTTTATTTCTTCTGTGAAAGTTGGGGCTTCTACTACAGTTTTTTCAAATAAATTAGATTGAGCTTCAGGAATAATTTCTGTATTTTCTTCTTCAAGATTAATTTCAACATTATTATCTTTTGATATATTTTCAATAGTTTCTTCTTTTATTTCAGATTCTAAAGAATCATCTATATTATTAAAACAATTATAAAGTTTTTTTATAAATTTAGAAGAATCATAATTTAGAACTTTAATATTATATTTTTTTATAAAATCTAAAACTCTAGAGTTTATAATAGGTTCATCTGTAACTAAATATATATCTTTTAGTAAGTTTGGAAAATCTCCAAATATAAATTCTAGTATTTCAAAGAAATCAGAATCTCTTAAATCAAAAGCACAGATAATATTTGTTCTTAGTTTTAAATCATAACGAATACTATTAAAATAATTTTTATAGAAAGGAAGAACTTTTAATTTTTTTAAATCTTGACTTGTAATAATACAAGTATCAATAGAATCTAATTCGCCTAAAGGTTTATAAAGTTTTGTTTTTCCGATAGCAAAGGTATCTTTATCAAATGGAGAAAGTTTTTTTATTCTTTCATTATTATAAAGTAAATTATCATAGTTAATATTAAGAATTGATGAAATTCTATCTTCTTTTATAAGAGATTCAAGGTATTGAATATTCATATCTTTTTCAAAATAAAGAGATTGAATATTTTTAAATATATTTTGTTTTGTAGATACAACTTTATCTACAAAAATTTGAGATACCTCTAATAAAGAATTTTTTTCTATATCATCAATATTTGAAAAATTAAAAGTTTCTATAAGAAAATTAGATAATTCATTTCTACTAGGGTAAGAATCTAAATTTTTATAAAAATTTTCTGTTATTAAATTTATTTTTTTTTCTAGTTTTATATTTTCAAAAAAGTCCATATTTTACCTCTTAAAATTATTCTTTACATAATAAGTATATACTAATTTTCTGAAATTCTCAATTAAAATTTTGAAAAAAAGTGATATAATATAGAAAAAAAGGAGAGTAAAGAATATGTTACATATACTAGGAGAATCACTTTTTTATATAAATATTATATTTGCTCTGATAGTTATTTTCTTTGAAAGAAAGAGACCTATGTATACTTTACTGTGGATAACTCT encodes:
- a CDS encoding SIR2 family protein, translating into MDFFENIKLEKKINLITENFYKNLDSYPSRNELSNFLIETFNFSNIDDIEKNSLLEVSQIFVDKVVSTKQNIFKNIQSLYFEKDMNIQYLESLIKEDRISSILNINYDNLLYNNERIKKLSPFDKDTFAIGKTKLYKPLGELDSIDTCIITSQDLKKLKVLPFYKNYFNSIRYDLKLRTNIICAFDLRDSDFFEILEFIFGDFPNLLKDIYLVTDEPIINSRVLDFIKKYNIKVLNYDSSKFIKKLYNCFNNIDDSLESEIKEETIENISKDNNVEINLEEENTEIIPEAQSNLFEKTVVEAPTFTEEIKNKLFFEEKKEENIETKIKDNTSEFENNIENTLEFETSDEEVNKEIQFSLFDNISSENPKEEKEKYIPKDIILENNEFSLETGLEKKYSSLSLNKFPIISTNLPENISFDDIGIVGNAEMKIGEFFSNCFIRVLSNKENNISLLEIKSRDFKLRVSIVNDTPETIKVTSDYFYYEISSSTTLGRTIVVLKMLESLFSGIPMEFSFKNLSGKIILNNISEVVKIKTIYSLFTTAKEENLKIQMNKLEDIENIFYLLNLELLLKKESISTWCDYEVDKSYLHSQDKVTFKRLHHLDKKNLIEETIILKSPVSEKDVSEDKIIGKRKVCTIYLKKLRGEI
- a CDS encoding iron-containing alcohol dehydrogenase, whose protein sequence is MKDFGFKIPQNIEFGIGSLKKLPKILEESRSKNVLLISDRGLEKLGVVAKVSNIIKEAGIKCTEFLDVVPNPTVDVVNEATEIYKNVEATSIIALGGGSPMDVAKAVGVLANFGGKITDYEGNHKVPGKVVPIIAIPTTAGTGSEVTASAVITDESRNYKFSVFSYEILPSYAVLDPELIMTAPASIAASCGVDALIHAMEAYISNNATPFSDAMAEKAMELIGRNLRAFVANRQNVDAACAMMLGSTFAGISFAWARLGNVHAMSHPVSAYFHVPHGVANSILLPTVFEYNALADRGRYEVIYNYICEGKEKVKNFKPQMLVDEIRKLNNDLGIPKSLSEVGVTEDMIPAMAEDAMKSGNIPANPRQTSLKEITELYKKAL
- a CDS encoding RelA/SpoT domain-containing protein, producing the protein MLNKDKFLKEFSISEETFLATGLQWKDLEEIYDDYIKIIPFLEKKADEFTFELIDSKAVHSVRRRVKKPYHLIEKIIRKGKKYNEKNINVNNYKKIITDLIGVRVLHLFKEDWIEVHKEILSNWDVAETPQVNVRPGDYNTELLKKTLANLNCELIIREHGYRSVHYLIENYIEEIDDIVYTEMQVRTVFEEAWSEIDHIIRYPYDLNNPILNEYLSIFNRIVGSADEMGTFIKNLKPTVSEGFGPFSDRELDNKFK
- a CDS encoding alanine racemase gives rise to the protein MNIFISEKNFIHNINLLKLKYNKDIIPVIKANAYGHDIKIISKLLLKYKINICAVARIFEALEILKHINYDKNFKILIFESIESNYLKEIISNSQLLISANSLEDLSLYLKSGISSNQIQLKIDFGFGRNGIFYKNIDVLRNLIIKSNLKFSGIFTHLFSVEYEDGIKIINNFTEIVKELGKDNFQMIHLQNSLGITRYGSIPISTHLRPGMFVFGFYEEGAFENNLQKVFSLKGKIINIRDISSLKYLTYNLKKNLPMTLSKVAIIKIGYGDGFLKINEGSFALINNRQFKIISVMMDTTLIEVDDSVCINDSVQLYYDFSSTRNYLKMNMCEVLSILSNKIPRILI